The Podarcis muralis chromosome 10, rPodMur119.hap1.1, whole genome shotgun sequence genome includes a region encoding these proteins:
- the PPP6R2 gene encoding serine/threonine-protein phosphatase 6 regulatory subunit 2 isoform X3, translated as MFWKFDLNTTSHVDKLLDKEDVTLLELMDEDDILQECKAQNHKLVDFLCQQHCMEELVSLITHEPPLDMDEKVRFKYPNTACELLTSDVPQINDRLGGDEALLNILYDFLDHEPPLNPLLASFFSKTIGNLIARKTEQVISFLRKKAKFLDLVLKHIDTSAMMDLLLRLISCVEPAPLRQEVLNWLNEAQIIQRLVELIRPDQDEDRQSNASQTLCDIIRLSRDQSSQFQEVAEPDPLLAALESQECVEQLLKNMFDGEQTESCLVNGTQALLTLLEPRRTSVEGLVDSFSQGFERSCTVNSSILGGIEPRLKDFHQLLLHPPKAASILTTIGVLEEPLGNARLHAARLVAALLHTNTPSINQELCRLNTMELLLDLFFKYTWNNFLHFQVELCIAAILAHSVNEGKLAPSEAEEKEGADGSTASGNSEAPENSSSCRPENIMVTHLFQKCCLVQRILDAWENNDKMQAEGGMRRGNMGHLTRIANAVVQNTEKGPVQTQISDFVRGLPEDCRGRWESFVEETLMEANRRNTVDLVSTHHLHSSSEDEDAEGAFPNELSLQQAFSEYQIQQMTANFVDQFGFNDEEFSDQDDNINAPFDRIAEINFHIDADDDSPNASLFEACCSERIQQFDDNEEEEDIWEEKEISYTAQVKSRTRFGISGTSEGSSKSDLENGGHDGSPESGEEESERAAVPQPSPPAHAEGNGSLPEDRGAAEPPPEGSGWTTAFEPVNAKAPPACVAMDVGSSVWDSATPDTKTPEERGWAKFTDFQPFCCSEAGPRCSSPVDTESSDLEGKPKQSQDKNVSAASPCVWNVCVARKAPLVASDSSSSGGSDSEEEDEKAAGVVTETISTGSGQETIKLTMDAKNEKALFSRIIRPGAGGVGGSQVADKPPSTVETGPPQPLSSSSSSSTAAASLPPEGLLPGSPAPAAAGTTPEAKRDRKEEPLPGGEPTLNGPA; from the exons ATGTTCTGGAAATTTGACCTGAACACCACGTCGCATGTTGACAAGCTGCTGGACAAGGAGGATGTGACTCTGCTTGAGCTGATGGACGAAGATGACATCCTCCAGGAGTGCAAAGCGCAGAACCACAAGCTGGTGGACTTCCTGTGTCAGCAGCACTGCATGGAGGAGCTGGTCAGCCTCATCACCCATGAGCCCCCACTGGACATGGACGAGAAGGTCCGCTTCAA GTACCCCAACACAGCCTGTGAACTGCTGACGTCTGATGTGCCGCAGATCAACGACAGGCTCGGAGGGGACGAGGCTTTGCTGAACATCCTCTACGACTTCCTGGACCATGAGCCACCCTTGAACCCTTTGCTGGCCAGTTTCTTCAGCAAGACCATCGGCAACCTCATCGCCAGGAAGACGGAGCAG GTAATTTCATTTTTGCGGAAGAAAGCCAAATTCCTCGACTTGGTACTGAAGCATATCGATACGTCTGCCATGATGGACCTCCTCTTGCGACTCATCAGCTGCGTGGAGCCGGCTCCGCTGAGGCAGGAAGTACTAAAC TGGCTGAATGAAGCACAGATCATCCAGCGGCTCGTGGAGCTGATCCGTCCCGACCAGGATGAGGAT AGGCAGTCCAACGCTTCCCAGACCTTGTGCGACATCATAAGGCTCAGCAGGGACCAGAGCAGCCAGTTCCAAGAGGTGGCTGAGCCCGACCCACTCCTGGCAGCTCTGGAGTC GCAGGAATGTGTGGAGCAGCTTCTGAAGAACATGTTTGATGGTGAGCAAACGGAGAGCTGCCTTGTGAATGGGACTCAGGCTCTGCTGACGTTGCTGGAGCCGAGGCGCACCAG TGTGGAGGGGCTGGTGGACTCTTTCTCTCAGGGATTCGAAAGGTCTTGCACTGTCAATAGCAGCATCCTGGGTGGCATTGAGCCGCGGCTGAAGGACTTCCACCAGCTGCTTCTGCACCCGCCCAAG GCAGCATCCATTCTGACGACCATTGGAGTCTTGGAAGAGCCGCTGGGCAACGCTCGCCTCCATGCTGCCCGCTTGGTCGCTGCCCTTCTGCACACCAACACGCCCAGCATCAACCAGGAGCTGTGCCGGCTCAACACCATGGAGCTGCTGCTG GACCTGTTTTTTAAGTACACGTGGAATAATTTTTTGCATTTCCAAGTGGAATTGTGCATCGCAGCGATCCTGGCGCATTCTGTGAATGAAGGCAAACTGGCCCCAAGCGAGGcggaagagaaggagggagcgGATGGGAGCACAGCCTCGGGGAACTCAGAAGCTCCggagaacagcagcagctgccgtCCCGAGAACATCATGGTGACCCAT CTGTTCCAAAAGTGCTGCCTGGTCCAAAGGATACTGGATGCCTGGGAGAACAACGACAAAATGCA GGCAGAAGGCGGAATGAGGCGAGGCAACATGGGCCACCTGACGCGGATTGCCAACGCAGTAGTGCAGAATACGGAGAAGGGCCCCGTCCAGACCCAGATCAGCGACTTTGTCCGAG GGCTGCCTGAGGATTGCAGAGGACGGTGGGAGAGCTTTGTGGAGGAGACCTTGATGGAGGCCAACCGGAGGAATACGGTCGACTTG GTGAGCACGCACCACCTGCACTCCTCCAGCGAGGACGAGGACGCGGAGGGAGCCTTCCCCAACGAGCTCTCTCTCCAGCAG GCCTTCTCGGAGTACCAGATCCAGCAAATGACGGCCAACTTTGTGGATCAGTTTGGCTTCAACGATGAAGAGTTTTCCGACCAGGATGACAACATCAA CGCACCTTTTGACAGGATTGCGGAGATCAACTTCCACATTGATGCCGACGATGACAGT CCCAACGCGTCCCTGTTTGAAGCCTGCTGCAGCGAACGAATCCAGCAGTTTGATGACaacgaggaagaggaagacatctgggaggagaaagaaatcaGCTACACCGCCCAAGTCAAGTCCAGGACGCG GTTTGGCATTTCCGGCACGTCGGAGGGATCCTCCAAAAGTGACCTGGAGAACGGAGGCCACGATGGCAGCCCAGAGTCTGGGGAGGAGGAGTCCGAACGGGCCGCTGTGCCACAGCCGTCCCCTCCTGCACACGCCGAGGGCAACGGCAGCCTCCCAGAGGACAGGGGGGCAGCAGAGCCCCCACCTGAAG GGTCTGGGTGGACGACTGCCTTTGAGCCGGTGAACGCCAAGGCCCCGCCAGCGTGTGTGGCCATGGATGTCGGATCCAGCGTGTGGGACTCTGCCACCCCAGACACAAAGACCCCGGAAGAGAGAGGCTGGGCCAAGTTCACAGACTTCCAGCCCTTTTGCTG CTCGGAGGCCGGCCCCAGGTGCAGTTCCCCCGTGGACACGGAGAGCAGTGATTTGGAAGGGAAGCCCAAGCAAAGCCAGGACAAGAACG TCAGCGCTGCCTCTCCTTGCGTGTGGAACGTCTGCGTGGCACGGAAAGCGCCTCTGGTGGCCTCGGACAGCAGCTCCTCTGGCGGCtcggacagcgaggaagaggatgagaaGGCGGCGGGTGTTGTCACGGAAACCATCAGCACGGGCTCAGGCCAGGAGACCATCAAGCTGACCATGGATGCCAAGAACGAGAAGGCGCTCTTTTCCAG AATAATAAGGCCTGGCGCTGGAGG CGTGGGGGGCTCCCAGGTCGCGGACAAGCCGCCCAGCACCGTGGAGACTGGACCCCCCCAGCCCttgagcagcagcagtagcagcagcactgCCGCCGCCAGCCTGCCGCCGGAGGGTCTCCTGCCGGGTTCTcctgcccctgctgctgctggcaccacccCAGAGGCCAAGAGAGACAG gAAAGAGGAGCCGCTGCCGGGAGGAGAGCCCACCTTGAACGGTCCGGCCTGA
- the PPP6R2 gene encoding serine/threonine-protein phosphatase 6 regulatory subunit 2 isoform X2 has product MFWKFDLNTTSHVDKLLDKEDVTLLELMDEDDILQECKAQNHKLVDFLCQQHCMEELVSLITHEPPLDMDEKVRFKYPNTACELLTSDVPQINDRLGGDEALLNILYDFLDHEPPLNPLLASFFSKTIGNLIARKTEQVISFLRKKAKFLDLVLKHIDTSAMMDLLLRLISCVEPAPLRQEVLNWLNEAQIIQRLVELIRPDQDEDRQSNASQTLCDIIRLSRDQSSQFQEVAEPDPLLAALESQECVEQLLKNMFDGEQTESCLVNGTQALLTLLEPRRTSVEGLVDSFSQGFERSCTVNSSILGGIEPRLKDFHQLLLHPPKAASILTTIGVLEEPLGNARLHAARLVAALLHTNTPSINQELCRLNTMELLLDLFFKYTWNNFLHFQVELCIAAILAHSVNEGKLAPSEAEEKEGADGSTASGNSEAPENSSSCRPENIMVTHLFQKCCLVQRILDAWENNDKMQAEGGMRRGNMGHLTRIANAVVQNTEKGPVQTQISDFVRGLPEDCRGRWESFVEETLMEANRRNTVDLVSTHHLHSSSEDEDAEGAFPNELSLQQAFSEYQIQQMTANFVDQFGFNDEEFSDQDDNINAPFDRIAEINFHIDADDDSPNASLFEACCSERIQQFDDNEEEEDIWEEKEISYTAQVKSRTRFGISGTSEGSSKSDLENGGHDGSPESGEEESERAAVPQPSPPAHAEGNGSLPEDRGAAEPPPEGSGWTTAFEPVNAKAPPACVAMDVGSSVWDSATPDTKTPEERGWAKFTDFQPFCCPGSSARNTPLQRLFPSSSEAGPRCSSPVDTESSDLEGKPKQSQDKNVSAASPCVWNVCVARKAPLVASDSSSSGGSDSEEEDEKAAGVVTETISTGSGQETIKLTMDAKNEKALFSSVGGSQVADKPPSTVETGPPQPLSSSSSSSTAAASLPPEGLLPGSPAPAAAGTTPEAKRDRKEEPLPGGEPTLNGPA; this is encoded by the exons ATGTTCTGGAAATTTGACCTGAACACCACGTCGCATGTTGACAAGCTGCTGGACAAGGAGGATGTGACTCTGCTTGAGCTGATGGACGAAGATGACATCCTCCAGGAGTGCAAAGCGCAGAACCACAAGCTGGTGGACTTCCTGTGTCAGCAGCACTGCATGGAGGAGCTGGTCAGCCTCATCACCCATGAGCCCCCACTGGACATGGACGAGAAGGTCCGCTTCAA GTACCCCAACACAGCCTGTGAACTGCTGACGTCTGATGTGCCGCAGATCAACGACAGGCTCGGAGGGGACGAGGCTTTGCTGAACATCCTCTACGACTTCCTGGACCATGAGCCACCCTTGAACCCTTTGCTGGCCAGTTTCTTCAGCAAGACCATCGGCAACCTCATCGCCAGGAAGACGGAGCAG GTAATTTCATTTTTGCGGAAGAAAGCCAAATTCCTCGACTTGGTACTGAAGCATATCGATACGTCTGCCATGATGGACCTCCTCTTGCGACTCATCAGCTGCGTGGAGCCGGCTCCGCTGAGGCAGGAAGTACTAAAC TGGCTGAATGAAGCACAGATCATCCAGCGGCTCGTGGAGCTGATCCGTCCCGACCAGGATGAGGAT AGGCAGTCCAACGCTTCCCAGACCTTGTGCGACATCATAAGGCTCAGCAGGGACCAGAGCAGCCAGTTCCAAGAGGTGGCTGAGCCCGACCCACTCCTGGCAGCTCTGGAGTC GCAGGAATGTGTGGAGCAGCTTCTGAAGAACATGTTTGATGGTGAGCAAACGGAGAGCTGCCTTGTGAATGGGACTCAGGCTCTGCTGACGTTGCTGGAGCCGAGGCGCACCAG TGTGGAGGGGCTGGTGGACTCTTTCTCTCAGGGATTCGAAAGGTCTTGCACTGTCAATAGCAGCATCCTGGGTGGCATTGAGCCGCGGCTGAAGGACTTCCACCAGCTGCTTCTGCACCCGCCCAAG GCAGCATCCATTCTGACGACCATTGGAGTCTTGGAAGAGCCGCTGGGCAACGCTCGCCTCCATGCTGCCCGCTTGGTCGCTGCCCTTCTGCACACCAACACGCCCAGCATCAACCAGGAGCTGTGCCGGCTCAACACCATGGAGCTGCTGCTG GACCTGTTTTTTAAGTACACGTGGAATAATTTTTTGCATTTCCAAGTGGAATTGTGCATCGCAGCGATCCTGGCGCATTCTGTGAATGAAGGCAAACTGGCCCCAAGCGAGGcggaagagaaggagggagcgGATGGGAGCACAGCCTCGGGGAACTCAGAAGCTCCggagaacagcagcagctgccgtCCCGAGAACATCATGGTGACCCAT CTGTTCCAAAAGTGCTGCCTGGTCCAAAGGATACTGGATGCCTGGGAGAACAACGACAAAATGCA GGCAGAAGGCGGAATGAGGCGAGGCAACATGGGCCACCTGACGCGGATTGCCAACGCAGTAGTGCAGAATACGGAGAAGGGCCCCGTCCAGACCCAGATCAGCGACTTTGTCCGAG GGCTGCCTGAGGATTGCAGAGGACGGTGGGAGAGCTTTGTGGAGGAGACCTTGATGGAGGCCAACCGGAGGAATACGGTCGACTTG GTGAGCACGCACCACCTGCACTCCTCCAGCGAGGACGAGGACGCGGAGGGAGCCTTCCCCAACGAGCTCTCTCTCCAGCAG GCCTTCTCGGAGTACCAGATCCAGCAAATGACGGCCAACTTTGTGGATCAGTTTGGCTTCAACGATGAAGAGTTTTCCGACCAGGATGACAACATCAA CGCACCTTTTGACAGGATTGCGGAGATCAACTTCCACATTGATGCCGACGATGACAGT CCCAACGCGTCCCTGTTTGAAGCCTGCTGCAGCGAACGAATCCAGCAGTTTGATGACaacgaggaagaggaagacatctgggaggagaaagaaatcaGCTACACCGCCCAAGTCAAGTCCAGGACGCG GTTTGGCATTTCCGGCACGTCGGAGGGATCCTCCAAAAGTGACCTGGAGAACGGAGGCCACGATGGCAGCCCAGAGTCTGGGGAGGAGGAGTCCGAACGGGCCGCTGTGCCACAGCCGTCCCCTCCTGCACACGCCGAGGGCAACGGCAGCCTCCCAGAGGACAGGGGGGCAGCAGAGCCCCCACCTGAAG GGTCTGGGTGGACGACTGCCTTTGAGCCGGTGAACGCCAAGGCCCCGCCAGCGTGTGTGGCCATGGATGTCGGATCCAGCGTGTGGGACTCTGCCACCCCAGACACAAAGACCCCGGAAGAGAGAGGCTGGGCCAAGTTCACAGACTTCCAGCCCTTTTGCTG CCCCGGTTCCAGCGCGAGAAACACCCCCCTTCAGCGCCTTTTCCCTTCCAGCTCGGAGGCCGGCCCCAGGTGCAGTTCCCCCGTGGACACGGAGAGCAGTGATTTGGAAGGGAAGCCCAAGCAAAGCCAGGACAAGAACG TCAGCGCTGCCTCTCCTTGCGTGTGGAACGTCTGCGTGGCACGGAAAGCGCCTCTGGTGGCCTCGGACAGCAGCTCCTCTGGCGGCtcggacagcgaggaagaggatgagaaGGCGGCGGGTGTTGTCACGGAAACCATCAGCACGGGCTCAGGCCAGGAGACCATCAAGCTGACCATGGATGCCAAGAACGAGAAGGCGCTCTTTTCCAG CGTGGGGGGCTCCCAGGTCGCGGACAAGCCGCCCAGCACCGTGGAGACTGGACCCCCCCAGCCCttgagcagcagcagtagcagcagcactgCCGCCGCCAGCCTGCCGCCGGAGGGTCTCCTGCCGGGTTCTcctgcccctgctgctgctggcaccacccCAGAGGCCAAGAGAGACAG gAAAGAGGAGCCGCTGCCGGGAGGAGAGCCCACCTTGAACGGTCCGGCCTGA
- the PPP6R2 gene encoding serine/threonine-protein phosphatase 6 regulatory subunit 2 isoform X1, whose protein sequence is MFWKFDLNTTSHVDKLLDKEDVTLLELMDEDDILQECKAQNHKLVDFLCQQHCMEELVSLITHEPPLDMDEKVRFKYPNTACELLTSDVPQINDRLGGDEALLNILYDFLDHEPPLNPLLASFFSKTIGNLIARKTEQVISFLRKKAKFLDLVLKHIDTSAMMDLLLRLISCVEPAPLRQEVLNWLNEAQIIQRLVELIRPDQDEDRQSNASQTLCDIIRLSRDQSSQFQEVAEPDPLLAALESQECVEQLLKNMFDGEQTESCLVNGTQALLTLLEPRRTSVEGLVDSFSQGFERSCTVNSSILGGIEPRLKDFHQLLLHPPKAASILTTIGVLEEPLGNARLHAARLVAALLHTNTPSINQELCRLNTMELLLDLFFKYTWNNFLHFQVELCIAAILAHSVNEGKLAPSEAEEKEGADGSTASGNSEAPENSSSCRPENIMVTHLFQKCCLVQRILDAWENNDKMQAEGGMRRGNMGHLTRIANAVVQNTEKGPVQTQISDFVRGLPEDCRGRWESFVEETLMEANRRNTVDLVSTHHLHSSSEDEDAEGAFPNELSLQQAFSEYQIQQMTANFVDQFGFNDEEFSDQDDNINAPFDRIAEINFHIDADDDSPNASLFEACCSERIQQFDDNEEEEDIWEEKEISYTAQVKSRTRFGISGTSEGSSKSDLENGGHDGSPESGEEESERAAVPQPSPPAHAEGNGSLPEDRGAAEPPPEGSGWTTAFEPVNAKAPPACVAMDVGSSVWDSATPDTKTPEERGWAKFTDFQPFCCPGSSARNTPLQRLFPSSSEAGPRCSSPVDTESSDLEGKPKQSQDKNVSAASPCVWNVCVARKAPLVASDSSSSGGSDSEEEDEKAAGVVTETISTGSGQETIKLTMDAKNEKALFSRIIRPGAGGVGGSQVADKPPSTVETGPPQPLSSSSSSSTAAASLPPEGLLPGSPAPAAAGTTPEAKRDRKEEPLPGGEPTLNGPA, encoded by the exons ATGTTCTGGAAATTTGACCTGAACACCACGTCGCATGTTGACAAGCTGCTGGACAAGGAGGATGTGACTCTGCTTGAGCTGATGGACGAAGATGACATCCTCCAGGAGTGCAAAGCGCAGAACCACAAGCTGGTGGACTTCCTGTGTCAGCAGCACTGCATGGAGGAGCTGGTCAGCCTCATCACCCATGAGCCCCCACTGGACATGGACGAGAAGGTCCGCTTCAA GTACCCCAACACAGCCTGTGAACTGCTGACGTCTGATGTGCCGCAGATCAACGACAGGCTCGGAGGGGACGAGGCTTTGCTGAACATCCTCTACGACTTCCTGGACCATGAGCCACCCTTGAACCCTTTGCTGGCCAGTTTCTTCAGCAAGACCATCGGCAACCTCATCGCCAGGAAGACGGAGCAG GTAATTTCATTTTTGCGGAAGAAAGCCAAATTCCTCGACTTGGTACTGAAGCATATCGATACGTCTGCCATGATGGACCTCCTCTTGCGACTCATCAGCTGCGTGGAGCCGGCTCCGCTGAGGCAGGAAGTACTAAAC TGGCTGAATGAAGCACAGATCATCCAGCGGCTCGTGGAGCTGATCCGTCCCGACCAGGATGAGGAT AGGCAGTCCAACGCTTCCCAGACCTTGTGCGACATCATAAGGCTCAGCAGGGACCAGAGCAGCCAGTTCCAAGAGGTGGCTGAGCCCGACCCACTCCTGGCAGCTCTGGAGTC GCAGGAATGTGTGGAGCAGCTTCTGAAGAACATGTTTGATGGTGAGCAAACGGAGAGCTGCCTTGTGAATGGGACTCAGGCTCTGCTGACGTTGCTGGAGCCGAGGCGCACCAG TGTGGAGGGGCTGGTGGACTCTTTCTCTCAGGGATTCGAAAGGTCTTGCACTGTCAATAGCAGCATCCTGGGTGGCATTGAGCCGCGGCTGAAGGACTTCCACCAGCTGCTTCTGCACCCGCCCAAG GCAGCATCCATTCTGACGACCATTGGAGTCTTGGAAGAGCCGCTGGGCAACGCTCGCCTCCATGCTGCCCGCTTGGTCGCTGCCCTTCTGCACACCAACACGCCCAGCATCAACCAGGAGCTGTGCCGGCTCAACACCATGGAGCTGCTGCTG GACCTGTTTTTTAAGTACACGTGGAATAATTTTTTGCATTTCCAAGTGGAATTGTGCATCGCAGCGATCCTGGCGCATTCTGTGAATGAAGGCAAACTGGCCCCAAGCGAGGcggaagagaaggagggagcgGATGGGAGCACAGCCTCGGGGAACTCAGAAGCTCCggagaacagcagcagctgccgtCCCGAGAACATCATGGTGACCCAT CTGTTCCAAAAGTGCTGCCTGGTCCAAAGGATACTGGATGCCTGGGAGAACAACGACAAAATGCA GGCAGAAGGCGGAATGAGGCGAGGCAACATGGGCCACCTGACGCGGATTGCCAACGCAGTAGTGCAGAATACGGAGAAGGGCCCCGTCCAGACCCAGATCAGCGACTTTGTCCGAG GGCTGCCTGAGGATTGCAGAGGACGGTGGGAGAGCTTTGTGGAGGAGACCTTGATGGAGGCCAACCGGAGGAATACGGTCGACTTG GTGAGCACGCACCACCTGCACTCCTCCAGCGAGGACGAGGACGCGGAGGGAGCCTTCCCCAACGAGCTCTCTCTCCAGCAG GCCTTCTCGGAGTACCAGATCCAGCAAATGACGGCCAACTTTGTGGATCAGTTTGGCTTCAACGATGAAGAGTTTTCCGACCAGGATGACAACATCAA CGCACCTTTTGACAGGATTGCGGAGATCAACTTCCACATTGATGCCGACGATGACAGT CCCAACGCGTCCCTGTTTGAAGCCTGCTGCAGCGAACGAATCCAGCAGTTTGATGACaacgaggaagaggaagacatctgggaggagaaagaaatcaGCTACACCGCCCAAGTCAAGTCCAGGACGCG GTTTGGCATTTCCGGCACGTCGGAGGGATCCTCCAAAAGTGACCTGGAGAACGGAGGCCACGATGGCAGCCCAGAGTCTGGGGAGGAGGAGTCCGAACGGGCCGCTGTGCCACAGCCGTCCCCTCCTGCACACGCCGAGGGCAACGGCAGCCTCCCAGAGGACAGGGGGGCAGCAGAGCCCCCACCTGAAG GGTCTGGGTGGACGACTGCCTTTGAGCCGGTGAACGCCAAGGCCCCGCCAGCGTGTGTGGCCATGGATGTCGGATCCAGCGTGTGGGACTCTGCCACCCCAGACACAAAGACCCCGGAAGAGAGAGGCTGGGCCAAGTTCACAGACTTCCAGCCCTTTTGCTG CCCCGGTTCCAGCGCGAGAAACACCCCCCTTCAGCGCCTTTTCCCTTCCAGCTCGGAGGCCGGCCCCAGGTGCAGTTCCCCCGTGGACACGGAGAGCAGTGATTTGGAAGGGAAGCCCAAGCAAAGCCAGGACAAGAACG TCAGCGCTGCCTCTCCTTGCGTGTGGAACGTCTGCGTGGCACGGAAAGCGCCTCTGGTGGCCTCGGACAGCAGCTCCTCTGGCGGCtcggacagcgaggaagaggatgagaaGGCGGCGGGTGTTGTCACGGAAACCATCAGCACGGGCTCAGGCCAGGAGACCATCAAGCTGACCATGGATGCCAAGAACGAGAAGGCGCTCTTTTCCAG AATAATAAGGCCTGGCGCTGGAGG CGTGGGGGGCTCCCAGGTCGCGGACAAGCCGCCCAGCACCGTGGAGACTGGACCCCCCCAGCCCttgagcagcagcagtagcagcagcactgCCGCCGCCAGCCTGCCGCCGGAGGGTCTCCTGCCGGGTTCTcctgcccctgctgctgctggcaccacccCAGAGGCCAAGAGAGACAG gAAAGAGGAGCCGCTGCCGGGAGGAGAGCCCACCTTGAACGGTCCGGCCTGA